A genome region from Sphingorhabdus sp. SMR4y includes the following:
- the ftsE gene encoding cell division ATP-binding protein FtsE codes for MDEIVRFENVGLRYGAGAETLADLNFTLFPGSFYFLTGASGAGKTSLLKLLYLSQRPSRGVIRLFGEDAVTMPRERLPGFRRRIGVVFQDFRLVPHLSAFDNIALPLRVAGVREKDLEVPVAEMLEWVGLGDRASARPATLSGGEQQRVAIARAVIGRPEILVADEPTGNVDPEMAIRLLQLFEALNTLGTTIVVATHDIHLLSKIPGAQMMRLEKGMLADPTGSLRHPPRPKDQM; via the coding sequence TTGGACGAAATTGTTCGATTTGAAAATGTCGGTCTGCGCTATGGTGCGGGCGCGGAAACTCTGGCTGATCTCAATTTCACGCTGTTTCCGGGCAGTTTCTATTTCCTGACCGGCGCGTCCGGAGCCGGCAAGACCTCGCTGCTGAAACTTCTCTATCTGTCGCAACGCCCCAGTCGCGGGGTGATCCGGCTTTTCGGCGAAGATGCGGTGACCATGCCGCGGGAGCGGTTGCCCGGCTTTCGCCGCCGTATCGGCGTGGTCTTTCAGGATTTTCGTCTGGTTCCGCATCTCTCGGCCTTCGACAATATCGCGCTTCCCTTGCGGGTCGCCGGGGTGCGCGAGAAAGATCTGGAAGTGCCCGTCGCCGAGATGCTCGAATGGGTCGGTCTGGGGGACCGGGCTTCGGCCCGGCCGGCGACGCTATCGGGCGGGGAACAACAGCGTGTGGCGATCGCCCGGGCGGTGATCGGCAGGCCGGAAATATTGGTGGCCGACGAACCCACCGGCAATGTCGACCCCGAAATGGCGATCCGCTTGCTGCAATTGTTCGAGGCGCTGAATACGCTCGGCACGACGATCGTCGTGGCGACCCATGATATCCATCTGCTCAGCAAGATTCCCGGCGCGCAGATGATGCGGCTGGAAAAAGGCATGCTGGCCGATCCGACCGGATCGTTGCGCCATCCGCCGCGGCCCAAAGACCAGATGTAG
- a CDS encoding cell division protein FtsX has protein sequence MFKFFAIPGHDRRLIPEGRLSGPIPWVIAIMIFLTVLAVAAGLAMTRAIGDVSDELSSRATVQIIEADPEVRSRQATAAAARLRALPLIEEVRVLPPEEIKALIEPWLGSQDLAEDIPLPALIDLKLVRVATDEEYQSLRGALQEIAPGARVEPSSGYIAPVIALVRSLQWIAFGLVGLLALATGAAVIISARSALNTHGETIAVVHLLGGTDQQISRLFQRRIALDALLGGLIGLAGGTAIIWLISSQLTALGSGLVESVGLDWWSWLIIAAIPILGMFLAMVTARLTVIGALKKIL, from the coding sequence ATGTTCAAATTTTTTGCGATTCCCGGCCACGACCGCCGCTTGATTCCCGAGGGCCGCCTGTCCGGACCGATCCCCTGGGTGATTGCGATCATGATATTCCTCACGGTGCTGGCAGTAGCAGCCGGGCTGGCGATGACGCGGGCGATTGGTGATGTATCGGACGAACTGTCCAGCCGGGCGACGGTGCAGATCATCGAAGCCGATCCGGAAGTGCGTAGCCGTCAGGCCACCGCCGCCGCTGCACGGTTGCGGGCGCTGCCGCTGATCGAGGAAGTCCGGGTGCTGCCGCCCGAAGAAATAAAGGCGCTGATCGAGCCGTGGCTGGGCAGCCAGGATCTGGCCGAGGATATTCCGCTTCCCGCGTTGATCGATCTCAAGCTGGTCCGGGTGGCGACGGATGAGGAATATCAGTCCTTGCGCGGCGCGCTGCAGGAAATAGCCCCCGGGGCCCGGGTCGAACCGAGCAGCGGCTATATCGCGCCGGTCATTGCGCTGGTGCGCTCCTTGCAGTGGATCGCTTTTGGCCTGGTTGGTCTGCTTGCCCTGGCCACCGGAGCCGCGGTGATTATTTCGGCGCGATCGGCGCTCAACACCCATGGCGAGACCATCGCGGTCGTGCATCTTCTCGGCGGCACCGACCAGCAGATCAGCCGCCTGTTCCAGCGGCGCATTGCGCTGGACGCGTTGCTCGGCGGCCTGATCGGTCTGGCTGGCGGCACCGCGATCATCTGGTTGATCAGCAGCCAGCTGACCGCTCTCGGGTCCGGACTGGTGGAATCCGTCGGCCTCGACTGGTGGAGCTGGTTGATAATTGCCGCCATTCCGATATTGGGGATGTTCCTTGCCATGGTAACCGCCCGATTGACGGTTATCGGCGCCCTGAAAAAGATACTATAG
- a CDS encoding YdcF family protein, with protein MILRLFSFLLLLWIIGFAWFAIDLPRPADDDAHTGSVVVLTGGAGRIDRALDMLEAKSAGRLLISGVDRDVKPAELAAEYDREGDLFDCCIDLGFQAVDTRSNALEIARWAARRGDKSVRLVTSDWHMRRARLELERAMPSDVLILSDAVHTRPSLGTLFTEYNKYLMRRLAALAGV; from the coding sequence ATGATTTTGCGTCTTTTCTCTTTCCTGCTCCTGCTCTGGATCATCGGCTTCGCCTGGTTCGCCATCGATTTGCCGCGTCCGGCAGACGATGATGCCCATACCGGATCGGTCGTCGTGCTGACCGGTGGCGCTGGTCGCATCGACCGCGCGCTGGATATGCTCGAAGCAAAATCCGCGGGCAGGCTGCTGATTTCCGGCGTCGACCGGGATGTGAAGCCGGCCGAACTCGCTGCCGAATATGACCGGGAGGGTGATCTGTTTGATTGCTGTATCGATCTCGGTTTCCAGGCCGTCGACACGCGCTCCAACGCGCTGGAAATAGCCCGCTGGGCGGCCCGGCGGGGCGACAAGTCGGTGCGGCTGGTGACCTCCGACTGGCATATGCGCCGGGCGCGGCTGGAACTGGAGAGAGCGATGCCGTCGGATGTCCTTATCCTGTCTGACGCGGTGCACACACGGCCGTCGCTGGGCACCTTGTTCACCGAATATAATAAATATCTGATGCGCCGTCTGGCCGCTCTGGCGGGTGTCTGA
- a CDS encoding lysophospholipid acyltransferase family protein → MPAVIRSLIFMAIFYLGSVPIIIATFLGAFFWPKTIYYMAQYWSRYHYFCARLILGIRVEVRGEIRDEPLLYVFKHESMFETIDLLRLFDKPVVIAKKELLVIPLWGWIATRHGLLGIDRDGGGAAMRQIIKQAKKAVAEGRPIVIFAEGSRAHHGERPELQTGFAGIYKLMGIPLVPVALNSGIVSPRDTFVQKSGVITYEVQPEIEPGLDRDEIRERVHTAINMLND, encoded by the coding sequence ATGCCGGCCGTCATCCGTTCGCTGATCTTCATGGCGATTTTCTATCTCGGCTCGGTGCCGATCATCATTGCCACATTTCTCGGTGCCTTTTTCTGGCCCAAGACCATCTATTATATGGCGCAATATTGGAGCCGCTATCATTATTTCTGTGCCCGGTTGATCCTCGGTATCCGGGTAGAGGTCCGGGGCGAGATTCGCGACGAGCCATTGCTCTACGTCTTCAAGCATGAAAGCATGTTCGAAACGATCGATCTGCTGCGGCTGTTCGACAAGCCGGTGGTGATCGCCAAGAAAGAGCTGCTGGTCATTCCGCTGTGGGGCTGGATCGCGACCCGGCACGGCCTGCTTGGTATTGACCGCGATGGCGGCGGGGCAGCGATGCGGCAGATCATCAAACAGGCCAAAAAAGCGGTTGCGGAAGGCCGCCCGATCGTCATCTTCGCAGAAGGCAGTCGCGCCCATCATGGCGAACGGCCCGAACTGCAAACCGGATTTGCCGGTATCTACAAGCTGATGGGCATCCCGCTGGTGCCGGTGGCGCTGAACAGCGGTATCGTCTCTCCGCGCGATACTTTTGTGCAGAAAAGCGGTGTCATCACCTACGAGGTGCAGCCGGAGATAGAGCCGGGCCTCGACCGCGACGAGATTCGCGAGAGGGTGCACACAGCGATCAATATGCTGAACGACTGA
- a CDS encoding cupin domain-containing protein — MHMQGFVDNIEALTEQNEDFRRVLYTGHNLQLVLMTLQPGDEIGEEVHDDRDQFFRIEVGSGEIWIDGKANQVKADDGIIVPQGASHNVVNTGKEPLRLYTIYGPPEHIDGTVHATAADAETGHEHFDGKTTE; from the coding sequence ATGCACATGCAAGGTTTTGTCGACAATATCGAAGCGCTGACAGAGCAGAATGAAGACTTCCGCCGGGTGCTCTACACCGGCCACAATCTGCAGCTGGTACTGATGACGTTGCAACCCGGTGACGAGATCGGCGAAGAAGTGCATGATGACCGGGACCAGTTTTTCCGGATCGAAGTGGGCAGTGGCGAAATCTGGATCGATGGCAAAGCGAATCAGGTGAAAGCCGATGACGGAATCATCGTACCGCAGGGCGCCAGTCATAATGTCGTGAATACGGGCAAGGAACCGCTCCGCCTGTACACGATCTATGGGCCGCCCGAACATATCGACGGTACCGTTCATGCCACCGCGGCCGATGCGGAAACGGGACATGAGCATTTCGACGGCAAGACAACCGAGTAA
- a CDS encoding spinster family MFS transporter, translating into MAEATAINAARSDRGGSPETGYGSKAYRNYILGILLTVYIFNFIDRTIINILTEPIKESFGVEDWQMGLLGGPAFAILYTFVGIPIARFSEKKHRVWIIAGSVGLWSLMTVLCGFATSFIALFIFRIGVSIGEAGCSPPANSIIADYFVPKERSTAVSVYALGIPLGGMVAYVFGGFIVGSLDGPTVAAMLERWNWAWAVNALDWQNIEGWRVAFVVVGVPGLLVALIVKMTIKEPPRGYTDPVEMQNREQVGFREVLRILSQKPAYWHVTMGVTIASFVNYGVGQFFVSFLIRTHELSIFDASVKVALALAVMASIGTYMSGFLADKYAERFPKALALIPMFALLGVIPMHVVGYLAESLWLAIPLMMVGQMLLYTYLCPLYAVPSGVVDSRMRATAVAVTLFIVNLLGYGLGPPLIGGLSTILNATFLSGLDPALTLEACKASNLTVTAQTACDSANADGLQWSMILFKCLYLWAVCHFYLASRTIQRDMGR; encoded by the coding sequence TTGGCCGAAGCGACCGCGATCAATGCCGCACGTTCCGACAGGGGTGGGAGCCCGGAAACGGGTTACGGCAGCAAAGCCTATCGAAACTATATCCTCGGCATCCTGCTCACCGTCTATATATTCAATTTCATCGATCGCACGATCATCAACATCCTCACCGAACCGATCAAGGAATCCTTCGGCGTTGAAGACTGGCAAATGGGGCTGCTCGGTGGCCCGGCTTTCGCTATTCTCTACACTTTCGTCGGTATCCCGATTGCCCGCTTTTCCGAAAAGAAGCACCGGGTCTGGATCATCGCCGGATCAGTGGGCTTGTGGAGCCTGATGACGGTATTATGCGGTTTTGCAACCAGCTTCATCGCGCTGTTCATATTCCGGATCGGCGTCAGCATCGGTGAAGCCGGCTGTTCGCCGCCGGCCAATTCGATCATCGCCGACTATTTTGTGCCCAAGGAACGCTCGACCGCCGTTTCGGTCTATGCGCTGGGTATTCCGCTTGGCGGCATGGTGGCTTATGTATTCGGCGGTTTCATCGTCGGCAGCCTCGATGGCCCGACCGTCGCTGCGATGCTGGAGCGCTGGAACTGGGCCTGGGCGGTCAATGCACTCGACTGGCAGAATATCGAGGGCTGGCGCGTGGCTTTTGTCGTCGTCGGGGTTCCCGGCCTCCTCGTCGCCTTGATTGTCAAGATGACGATCAAGGAACCGCCGCGCGGCTATACCGACCCGGTGGAAATGCAGAACAGGGAACAGGTCGGTTTTCGCGAAGTCTTGAGGATATTATCGCAAAAACCGGCTTATTGGCATGTCACCATGGGCGTTACCATCGCCTCGTTCGTCAATTATGGCGTCGGCCAGTTTTTCGTGTCCTTCCTGATCCGAACCCATGAGCTGTCGATATTCGACGCATCGGTCAAAGTCGCGCTGGCTCTCGCCGTCATGGCGTCAATCGGCACCTATATGTCGGGTTTTCTGGCAGACAAATATGCCGAGCGCTTCCCCAAGGCCCTGGCCCTCATCCCGATGTTTGCGCTGCTCGGCGTGATACCCATGCATGTCGTCGGCTATCTCGCCGAGTCCTTGTGGCTGGCGATTCCGCTGATGATGGTCGGCCAGATGCTGCTCTATACTTATCTCTGCCCGCTCTACGCCGTGCCGAGCGGGGTGGTCGACAGCAGGATGAGAGCAACAGCCGTTGCCGTGACGCTGTTCATCGTCAACCTGCTTGGCTACGGCCTCGGGCCGCCGCTGATCGGCGGCCTGTCGACGATATTGAACGCGACCTTCCTGTCGGGACTGGATCCAGCGCTGACCCTCGAGGCGTGCAAGGCGAGCAATCTGACGGTGACTGCCCAGACCGCTTGCGATTCAGCCAATGCGGACGGTCTGCAATGGTCAATGATCCTGTTCAAATGCCTCTATCTGTGGGCGGTGTGCCATTTCTACTTGGCCAGCCGCACTATCCAGCGCGACATGGGACGCTGA
- a CDS encoding prephenate/arogenate dehydrogenase family protein, whose product MLPFSNIAIIGIGLIGSSIAHAVREAMPTARITGYDADPAVRARVNELGFCHDVSDSAGTAVTDADLVILCVPVGVMAEVAAEIACDLPADAIISDVGSSKESVLAAFAKALPEARIIPAHPVAGTENSGPDAGFATLFQDRWCILTPPADAAEGDIERVKAFWEKLGANIEIMDAKHHDLVLAVTSHLPHLIAYTIVGTASDLEHVTRGEVIKYSAGGFRDFTRIAASDPTMWRDVFLSNKDAVLEMLQRFSEDLSALQRAIRWDKGDELFDLFTKTRAIRRRIIEEGQDDAAPDFGRTHD is encoded by the coding sequence ATGCTGCCTTTTTCCAATATTGCCATCATCGGTATCGGACTGATCGGCTCGTCCATTGCCCATGCCGTACGCGAAGCCATGCCAACGGCCCGGATCACCGGCTATGATGCCGATCCGGCGGTGCGGGCGCGAGTCAATGAACTGGGCTTCTGCCACGATGTCAGCGACAGCGCCGGTACGGCGGTGACCGACGCTGATCTCGTCATCCTCTGCGTGCCGGTCGGTGTAATGGCAGAGGTTGCCGCCGAGATCGCCTGCGACCTGCCCGCAGACGCCATCATCAGCGATGTCGGTTCGTCCAAGGAAAGCGTACTGGCCGCGTTCGCCAAGGCGCTTCCCGAGGCCCGGATCATCCCGGCCCATCCCGTTGCCGGAACCGAGAATAGCGGTCCCGATGCCGGATTTGCGACGCTTTTTCAGGACCGCTGGTGCATTCTCACCCCGCCGGCTGACGCCGCCGAAGGGGATATCGAGCGGGTCAAGGCCTTTTGGGAAAAGCTCGGCGCCAATATCGAGATCATGGATGCCAAACATCATGACCTTGTGCTCGCCGTGACCAGCCATTTGCCACATCTTATCGCCTATACGATCGTCGGCACGGCATCCGACCTCGAGCATGTTACCCGCGGCGAAGTGATCAAATATTCCGCTGGCGGTTTCCGCGATTTCACCCGGATTGCAGCCTCCGACCCGACGATGTGGCGCGATGTTTTCCTGTCCAACAAGGACGCGGTGCTGGAAATGCTGCAGCGATTCTCGGAGGACCTCTCGGCGCTGCAACGCGCGATCCGCTGGGACAAGGGCGACGAACTGTTTGACCTGTTTACCAAGACCCGCGCCATCCGCCGCCGGATCATCGAGGAAGGCCAGGATGACGCCGCCCCCGATTTCGGCCGAACGCACGATTAA
- the hisC gene encoding histidinol-phosphate transaminase, translating into MSGPKAKDWIMGIAPYVPGKSTGADGRKIVKLSANENPLGCSPAATEALNAASTSVDRYPDPGSTRLREAIAAKYDLDPARIICGTGSDDVLHLAANAFSGPGDEIIYVKYGFAVYDIAARRYGGTPVVADDKDYGTDVDAILAKVTDRTKVIFIANPNNPTGTFTPRAEIARLHVALPGHVLLVLDAAYAEYMDEGQDDGAMELASSQTNVLVTRTFSKIYGLAAERIGWGYAHADIIGAMNRIRLPFNVTTAGQEAAVAALAAEDFVTMSREHNAKWRQWLSDEMSALGNHGLKIVPSHTNFLLVLFEGQVSAEQANAALMDKGYAVRWLPGQGLVNGLRMTIGTEEETRGLAQALREILEAAD; encoded by the coding sequence ATGAGCGGACCAAAAGCAAAAGACTGGATCATGGGCATCGCGCCTTATGTACCAGGCAAATCGACCGGCGCGGACGGACGCAAGATCGTCAAGCTGTCGGCCAACGAGAATCCACTCGGCTGCAGTCCGGCAGCCACCGAAGCACTCAATGCCGCCTCGACCTCGGTCGATCGCTATCCCGATCCCGGCTCGACCCGGTTGCGCGAAGCGATCGCCGCCAAATATGATCTCGACCCGGCGCGGATCATCTGCGGCACCGGTTCCGACGACGTGCTCCATCTCGCCGCCAATGCTTTCAGCGGGCCGGGTGACGAGATCATCTATGTCAAATATGGCTTTGCTGTCTATGATATCGCGGCGCGACGCTATGGCGGTACGCCGGTGGTCGCCGATGACAAGGATTATGGCACCGATGTCGATGCCATTCTCGCCAAGGTCACCGACAGGACCAAGGTCATATTTATCGCAAACCCCAATAATCCGACCGGTACCTTCACACCGCGCGCCGAGATCGCCCGCCTGCACGTCGCCCTGCCCGGCCATGTGCTGCTGGTGCTCGATGCCGCCTATGCCGAATATATGGACGAGGGGCAGGATGACGGCGCGATGGAACTGGCGAGCAGCCAGACCAATGTGCTGGTCACCCGTACATTCTCCAAGATTTACGGGCTGGCGGCAGAGCGAATCGGCTGGGGCTATGCGCATGCCGACATCATCGGCGCGATGAACCGGATCCGCTTGCCTTTCAATGTCACCACCGCGGGGCAGGAAGCCGCCGTCGCGGCGCTGGCAGCGGAAGATTTTGTCACCATGAGCCGCGAGCATAATGCCAAATGGCGGCAATGGCTAAGCGACGAGATGAGCGCTCTCGGCAACCACGGTCTCAAAATCGTGCCGAGCCACACCAATTTTCTGCTCGTCCTGTTCGAAGGCCAGGTCAGCGCCGAACAGGCCAATGCCGCCCTGATGGACAAGGGCTATGCGGTGCGCTGGCTGCCTGGACAGGGGCTGGTCAACGGTCTGCGGATGACCATCGGCACCGAAGAAGAGACCCGTGGCCTGGCCCAGGCCCTGCGCGAGATACTGGAAGCCGCTGACTGA
- a CDS encoding homoserine O-acetyltransferase, translating to MTDDTRFGLDRKVRLLGPLPLDSGAALAPVDLAYETYGTLNADASNAILICHALTGDQYVASKHPLTGKDGWWVRMVGPGKPIDTDRHFVICANVIGSCLGSSGPATVNPATDRPWGMDFPVLTIADMVRAQAMLLDHLGIERLHAVIGGSMGGMQAVSWAALFPERVESAVIIASAARHSAQNIAFHEVGRQAIMADPRWRGGAYYADDDPPSSGLAVARMAAHITYLSEAGLTEKFGRRLQDRDAKTFGFDADFQVESYLRHQGISFVDRFDANSYLYITRAMDYFDLAESHGGALANAFRGSQTRFCLISFDTDWLYPTSESRAIVHALNAAGAEVSFMELSSPFGHDSFLLENPEMNRIVDGFLKAGEGK from the coding sequence ATGACAGATGATACGCGTTTTGGACTGGATCGAAAGGTTCGCCTGCTCGGGCCGCTGCCGCTGGACAGCGGCGCAGCGCTCGCGCCTGTCGATCTTGCCTATGAAACCTATGGCACGCTCAACGCGGACGCCAGCAATGCGATTCTGATCTGCCATGCGCTGACCGGCGATCAATATGTCGCTTCGAAGCACCCGCTGACCGGCAAGGACGGCTGGTGGGTCCGGATGGTGGGGCCGGGCAAGCCGATCGACACGGATCGGCATTTTGTGATCTGCGCCAATGTGATCGGTAGTTGTCTGGGCAGCTCCGGACCGGCGACGGTAAACCCGGCGACCGACAGGCCCTGGGGGATGGATTTCCCGGTTCTGACAATAGCCGACATGGTGCGGGCGCAGGCGATGCTGCTCGATCATCTCGGGATCGAGCGCCTGCACGCAGTGATCGGCGGTTCGATGGGCGGGATGCAGGCGGTCAGCTGGGCCGCGCTCTTTCCAGAGCGTGTCGAATCGGCGGTGATCATCGCCTCGGCAGCGCGGCACAGCGCCCAGAATATCGCTTTTCACGAGGTCGGACGGCAGGCGATCATGGCCGATCCGCGTTGGCGCGGCGGGGCCTATTATGCCGATGATGATCCGCCGAGCAGCGGTCTCGCGGTCGCCCGCATGGCGGCGCATATCACCTATCTCTCGGAAGCGGGCCTGACCGAGAAATTCGGCCGGCGCCTGCAGGACCGTGACGCCAAGACGTTCGGCTTCGATGCGGATTTCCAGGTTGAATCCTATCTGCGCCATCAGGGGATCAGCTTTGTCGACCGCTTCGATGCCAACAGCTATCTCTATATCACCCGGGCGATGGACTATTTCGACCTCGCCGAATCTCATGGCGGAGCGCTGGCCAATGCGTTCAGGGGCTCGCAGACCCGTTTCTGCCTGATCAGCTTCGACACCGACTGGCTCTACCCGACCAGCGAAAGCCGGGCGATCGTCCACGCGCTCAACGCTGCGGGGGCGGAGGTCAGCTTCATGGAATTGTCGAGTCCCTTCGGTCACGACAGCTTCCTTCTCGAGAATCCGGAGATGAACCGCATTGTCGACGGCTTCCTCAAGGCGGGGGAAGGAAAATGA
- the metW gene encoding methionine biosynthesis protein MetW, giving the protein MTKLRPDLQIIADNIAPGSRVLDIGCGDGALMAALRDEKGCDARGLEIDPVNVASAVAKGLSVVQGDADTDLTTYPDASFDYAILSQTLQTTHRPDIMVDQLLRIGKQAFVSFPNFAHWRIRTSLLLGGRMPVTRLIPQTWYDTPNIHHVTIADFRALVRDGQYAQDGQWFLSGDKQTGRGMANLLAEHAVFLLRG; this is encoded by the coding sequence ATGACCAAACTCCGCCCAGACCTGCAGATCATCGCCGACAATATCGCGCCCGGTAGCCGGGTGCTTGATATCGGCTGCGGCGACGGCGCGCTGATGGCGGCCCTGCGCGACGAAAAAGGCTGCGATGCGCGGGGGCTGGAGATTGATCCGGTCAATGTCGCCAGCGCGGTCGCCAAGGGCCTGTCGGTGGTGCAGGGCGACGCCGACACCGATCTGACGACCTATCCCGATGCCAGTTTCGATTATGCGATACTCAGCCAGACGCTGCAGACCACCCATCGGCCCGATATCATGGTCGACCAGTTGCTGCGCATCGGCAAGCAGGCCTTTGTCAGCTTCCCCAATTTCGCCCATTGGCGGATTCGCACGTCGCTGCTGCTTGGCGGCCGGATGCCGGTGACGCGGCTGATTCCGCAGACCTGGTATGACACGCCCAATATCCACCATGTCACGATCGCCGATTTCCGCGCGCTGGTGCGGGACGGCCAATATGCGCAGGACGGGCAGTGGTTCCTCAGCGGCGACAAGCAGACCGGGCGCGGCATGGCGAATCTGCTGGCGGAACATGCGGTGTTTTTGCTCAGGGGGTAG
- a CDS encoding MFS transporter — MASLTTTEKAFQAITIDDEGRVCADIPESACNQEPGNFFKHVGSLALTKSADGLIDPKLVLSWLMTSLGAPVALIGLLVPVREAGALLPQLLTAGYLRKLQRRKWAWAAGSMVQGLGAAAIGLVAITMAGAAAGWAIVIALAVLALARSICSVCYKDVLGKTIDKSRRGTATGLAGSIASVSVIIYALILSSNLVDRMLLVSGGLFLAGAAWIVAALLFATLQEESGATEGGKTALKEAVRNFSYLRDDQQLVRFILTRGLLTATALAPPFMIAVGSQAGESYDKLGFLVLASALASLCSSFVWGRLSDRSSRKVLAFSAMVATVILAATSWLAFAGTLDGGYILPVLLFGLMIAYQGVRLGRSTHLVDMADKDTRAAYTALSNTIIGLLLLAGGIFSLIANWFGGEMVLVIMAGMSGLAILAAWGLEEVQQT, encoded by the coding sequence ATGGCCAGCCTAACCACCACCGAAAAAGCTTTTCAGGCGATCACCATCGACGACGAAGGCCGTGTCTGTGCCGATATCCCGGAAAGTGCCTGCAATCAGGAGCCGGGCAACTTCTTCAAACATGTCGGATCGCTCGCCCTCACCAAGAGCGCCGACGGGCTGATTGACCCGAAGCTGGTGCTCAGCTGGCTGATGACCTCGCTGGGTGCACCGGTGGCGCTGATCGGGTTGCTGGTGCCGGTACGGGAGGCGGGCGCCTTGCTGCCGCAGCTTTTGACCGCCGGATATTTACGCAAATTGCAACGCCGCAAATGGGCATGGGCGGCCGGTTCGATGGTTCAGGGCCTTGGCGCCGCTGCTATCGGGCTGGTTGCGATCACCATGGCCGGCGCTGCCGCGGGCTGGGCGATTGTCATCGCGCTGGCCGTTTTGGCCTTGGCACGCAGCATTTGCTCGGTCTGCTACAAGGATGTACTCGGCAAGACCATCGACAAATCCCGGCGCGGCACCGCCACCGGGTTGGCCGGTTCGATCGCTTCTGTGAGCGTCATCATCTACGCGCTCATTCTGTCTTCCAATCTGGTTGACCGCATGCTGCTGGTCTCCGGCGGCCTGTTTCTGGCCGGAGCGGCGTGGATTGTCGCAGCCCTTCTGTTCGCCACATTGCAGGAAGAATCTGGAGCGACGGAAGGCGGAAAAACCGCGCTCAAGGAGGCGGTTCGCAATTTTTCCTATCTGCGGGATGATCAACAACTGGTCCGTTTCATCCTGACGCGCGGCCTGCTGACCGCCACGGCGCTGGCGCCGCCCTTCATGATCGCGGTCGGCAGCCAGGCCGGAGAAAGCTATGACAAGCTCGGCTTTCTGGTGCTCGCCTCGGCGCTGGCCAGCCTGTGCAGCAGCTTTGTCTGGGGCCGGCTTTCGGACCGCTCCAGCCGCAAGGTTCTCGCCTTCTCCGCCATGGTGGCAACGGTCATATTAGCGGCGACAAGCTGGCTCGCTTTTGCCGGAACATTGGACGGCGGCTATATCTTGCCGGTGCTGCTGTTCGGCCTGATGATCGCCTATCAGGGCGTGCGCCTCGGGCGTTCGACGCATCTGGTCGACATGGCCGACAAGGACACCCGCGCCGCCTATACCGCGCTGTCGAACACGATCATCGGCCTGCTGCTGCTCGCCGGTGGCATATTCAGCCTGATCGCCAACTGGTTCGGCGGAGAGATGGTGCTGGTGATCATGGCCGGGATGAGCGGACTGGCGATTTTGGCGGCTTGGGGTTTGGAAGAGGTACAACAGACGTAA